From Erinaceus europaeus chromosome 9, mEriEur2.1, whole genome shotgun sequence, one genomic window encodes:
- the LOC103117125 gene encoding putative olfactory receptor 2W6 — protein sequence MKINGSSREHFILVGFSEYPKAEFILSLFASSFYTMTLTGNAAIILVSLLDSRLHTPMYFFLRNLSFLDMCFTTCVVPQMLANMWGSSKISYIGCMVQFSVTLAFGSTECVLLAVMAIDRYVAICWPLRYTMIMHRQACYIFAAISWTWGFSNSLVQSSLAMALPLCGHRRVDHFFCEILIIVKLSCVDTHPTESKMLVVRLIIVIIPVSIILTSYACITRAVVGMKSAEGRKKAFGTCASHLVVVSLFYGTVMFMYLQPKNKYSQHQGKALALVYTIVAPTMNPVIYTLRNKHVKRAIKKVVWKDSL from the coding sequence ATGAAAATCAATGGCAGCTCCAGAGAACACTTCATCTTGGTGGGCTTTTCAGAATATCCCAAGGCTGAGTTCATCCTTTCTTTGTTTGCTTCTAGCTTCTACACCATGACACTCACAGGCAATGCAGCCATCATTTTGGTCTCCCTCTTGGACAGCAGACTCCACACCCCAATGTACTTTTTCCTCCGGAACCTCTCCTTTCTGGACATGTGTTTCACTACCTGTGTTGTCCCTCAGATGCTGGCAAACATGTGGGGAAGTAGTAAGATCAGCTACATAGGCTGCATGGTCCAGTTTTCTGTGACCTTGGCTTTTGGGTCCACAGAGTGTGTGCTCCTTGCTGTCATGGCTATTGACCGTTATGTTGCTATCTGCTGGCCCCTCCGCTACACTATGATTATGCACCGACAAGCCTGTTACATCTTTGCTGCCATTTCCTGGACTTGGGGGTTTTCCAACTCTCTCGTTCAGTCTTCTCTGGCCATGGCTTTACCACTATGTGGTCACCGGAGGGTAGACCATTTTTTCTGCGAGATTTTGATTATCGTCAAGCTGTCTTGTGTGGACACTCATCCAACTGAGTCAAAGATGCTAGTTGTTCGCCTCATCATCGTAATCATCCCAGTCTCCATCATCCTCACCTCATATGCTTGCATCACCAGGGCTGTGGTGGGGATGAAGTCtgctgaaggaaggaagaaggcctTTGGGACTTGTGCATCCCATCTGGTCGTGGTTTCACTGTTCTATGGAACTGTCATGTTCATGTATCTTCAGCCAAAGAATAAATACTCTCAGCACCAGGGGAAGGCCCTGGCCCTTGTTTATACCATTGTGGCTCCCACCATGAACCCAGTGATCTACACACTGAGGAACAAGCACGTCAAGAGGGCAATTAAGAAAGTGGTTTGGAAGGATTCCCTTTAG